One region of Lytechinus pictus isolate F3 Inbred chromosome 8, Lp3.0, whole genome shotgun sequence genomic DNA includes:
- the LOC135155226 gene encoding uncharacterized protein LOC135155226 gives MRLLLGAEHKFLQNFECQIDKKCRRNCCCFEFNFTSPVKYTFPVLLVEAAAAKDDANLHDVASGVLRGLQSLFKEGNDSLFLIRDVTDTAEDMEKEGDASDSPKLIIQGDPFDSAKSQWMVMVESRVIGHSSSTTEGFLCGVAYLFATYYNLNLEYPSTAAATLEFMQRCLLGISPDGSKCHASKSHCNAKVVSFVRRFADFQWL, from the exons ATGCGCCTCTTACTCGGCGCGGAGCATAAATTCTTGCAAAATTTCGAGTGTCAGATCGATAAGAAGTGCCGTCGGAACTGCTGTTGTTTTGAATTCAACTTTACGTCTCCGGTCAAGTACACATTCCCTG TACTTCTCGTGGAAGCTGCGGCTGCAAAAGATGATGCAAACCTGCATGATGTAGCATCTGGTGTGCTGAGAGGGTTGCAGAGCCTGTTTAAAGAAGGGAATGACTCCCTTTTCCTCATCCGTGAT GTTACAGATACTGCTGAGGACatggagaaagagggagatgcATCTGATTCACCCAAACTCATAATCCAAG gAGATCCATTTGACTCGGCCAAGTCCCAGTGGATGGTCATGGTTGAAAGCAGAGTTATTGGCCATTCATCATCAACAACTGAAGGCTTTCTTTGTGGGGTGGCATACCTTTTTGCCACCTATTACAACCTCAATTTGGAATATCCAAGCACGGCTGCAGCAACACTGGAGTTCATGCAGAG ATGTCTCCTCGGAATAAGCCCTGATGGGTCGAAGTGCCATGCGTCGAAGAGTCACTGCAACGCGAAAGTAGTGTCATTTGTGCGTCGGTTTGCTGATTTCCAGTGGCTTTAA